The following proteins are co-located in the Meleagris gallopavo isolate NT-WF06-2002-E0010 breed Aviagen turkey brand Nicholas breeding stock chromosome 13, Turkey_5.1, whole genome shotgun sequence genome:
- the ATMIN gene encoding ATM interactor — translation MHLSKAHRLQDGKFNAPIRKGLKTPQKFYCCPIEGCPRGPNRPFSQFSLVKQHFMKMHAEKKHKCDKCSNSYGTEWYLKRHIEDCGKTFRCTCGCPYASRPALLSHIYRTGHEIPAEHRDPPSKKRKMETSVHNQQLAEKANKAFIDTHSNNPGTQELESSEVKLVASFEGSCNSNFTKQVHPKCTPKMLLPKPKVALVKLPVMQLAHLPVYVSATDSSVKPVVVAVDNQGSVVSTVHLLPQSVGILIPALEAETLVFKDSMPVSKVTNSGDNEAVSTGVQVDLDKVASSSPGQELGNVCHKNKISSINVQTDLSYVSPNFVPAAAWTPDSSVSSCSQTDLSFSSQVSLPISVQTQTLLPASKLTSSIAAQTDDFSQACFPTCGISRETQTSRTQDSIDGRVQMDQAVMCSDIFENVHSSYNGSTQIELPENNLMATNIDQTLLQRSNCKSLNQDTAKSESLIGFSTQANILPPQNTMDNQTQTMDLLSDLENIFSGNMSGQTLDNRGLLSETSSNADTHLPSGSSQSTGIDFDIEEFFSASNIQTQTEESELGTLPSEPVLESLDIETQTDFLFSDSATQSYSCRGNSNFLGLEMFDTQTQTDLNFFLDSNTHLPLGSILKQSSFSMSTDSSDTETQTEVYPATKNVPNQNIESKVQLNSAETQTMDSCFENLGNLFLTSNETQTAMDDFLLADLAWNTMESQFSSVETQTCEELCSLFQSSDKPSH, via the exons ATGCACCTCAGCAAGGCCCACCGGCTCCAG gATGGAAAATTTAATGCACCAATAAGGAAGGGTTTGAAAACTCCACAGAAATTCTACTGCTGTCCTATTGAAGGCTGCCCCCGAGGACCAAACAGACCATTTTCCCAATTTTCTCTTGTAAAACAG CACTTTATGAAGATGCATGCTGAAAAGAAGCACAAATGTGACAAATGTAGTAACTCCTATGGTACAGAATGGTATTTGAAACGGCATATAGAGGACTGTGGCAAGACTTTCCGGTGTACTTGTGGGTGTCCCTATGCCAGCAGACCAGCTTTACTGTCTCATATTTACAGAACTGGACATGAAATTCCTGCAGAACACAG GGATCCTCCtagtaagaaaaggaaaatggagacCTCTGTACATAATCAGCAGTtggcagagaaagcaaataaagcatTCATCGATACACACAGTAATAACCCTGGGACTCAGGAGCTGGAATCATCTGAAGTGAAACTAGTGGCATCTTTTGAAGGTTCCTGCAATTCTAACTTCACAAAGCAAGTGCACCCAAAATGTACACCGAAGATGCTTTTGCCAAAGCCCAAGGTGGCTTTGGTTAAACTTCCAGTGATGCAGCTTGCTCACTTGCCTGTGTATGTATCTGCAACAGATTCTTCTGTCAAGCCTGTTGTAGTGGCTGTTGATAATCAAGGTTCAGTTGTGAGTACTGTTCATTTATTGCCTCAATCTGTGGGAATTCTGATTCCAGCACTGGAGGCGGAAACACTTGTATTTAAAGATTCTATGCCAGTTTCGAAAGTGACAAACTCTGGTGATAACGAAGCAGTAAGTACTGGTGTACAAGTTGACTTGGATAAGGTTGCATCAAGTAGCCCAGGACAAGAGCTGGGGAATGTTTGTCACAAGAATAAAATTTCTTCAATAAATGTACAGACTGACTTATCTTATGTTTCTCCAAATTTTGTACCAGCTGCAGCCTGGACTCCCGATTCTTCTGTATCTTCCTGTTCTCAGACAGATCTGTCGTTTAGTTCACAGGTTTCATTACCCATCAGTGTACAAACACAGACATTACTGCCTGCTTCCAAACTGACTTCGTCCATAGCTGCTCAGACTGATGATTTTAGTCAGGCTTGTTTTCCAACGTGTGGCATTTCTAGAGAGACTCAAACCAGTAGGACGCAGGATTCTATTGATGGACGAGTGCAAATGGACCAGGCTGTAATGTGCAGTGACATCTTTGAAAATGTTCATTCATCATATAATGGTTCTACTCAAATTGAACTTCCAGAAAATAACTTAATGGCTACAAATATAGATCAAACCTTGCTGCAGAGGAGTAATTGCAAGAGCCTCAATCAAGACACAGCGAAGTCTGAATCTCTTATTGGGTTCAGTACCCAGGCTAATATACTTCCACCTCAAAATACGATGGATAATCAAACTCAGACAATGGACTTGCTAAGTGATctggaaaatatcttttcagGAAACATGTCTGGCCAGACACTGGATAATCGTGGCCTTTTGTCTGAGACTAGTTCTAATGCTGACACGCATCTGCCATCTGGTTCAtcacagagcactggaatagactTTGACATTGAAGAGTTCTTTTCAGCATCCAATATCCAAACTCAGACTGAAGAGAGTGAGCTTGGTACCCTACCCTCCGAGCCAGTTTTGGAGTCACTAGATATTGAAACTCAAACTGATTTCTTATTCTCAGATAGTGCCACTCAATCATATAGCTGCAGAGGAAATTCTAACTTCTTAGGTTTGGAGATGTTTGATACACAGACGCAGACAGACTTGAATTTCTTTTTGGACAGCAATACCCATCTGCCTTTAGGAAGTATTCTGAAGCAGTCTAGTTTCTCCATGAGCACTGACTCATCAGATACAGAAACCCAGACAGAAGTATATCCTGCCACTAAAAACGTACCTAACCAGAACATAGAAAGCAAAGTCCAGCTCAATAGTGCTGAAACACAGACTATGGATAGCTGCTTTGAGAATCTTGGGAATTTATTCCTTACCAGCAATGAGACACAGACAGCAATGGATGACTTTCTTCTGGCTGACTTAGCCTGGAATACAATGGAGTCCCAGTTCAGTTCAGTAGAAACACAGACCTGTGAAGAGCTGTGCTCCTTGTTTCAGAGCTCTGACAAGCCCAGTCATTGA